From a single Tachypleus tridentatus isolate NWPU-2018 chromosome 6, ASM421037v1, whole genome shotgun sequence genomic region:
- the LOC143252530 gene encoding uncharacterized protein LOC143252530 isoform X3 gives MALKVKMKNYVHVHNTSVLPLKYANDDVKCPDGTTCPDDNTCCEFPPVIGPYGCCPLPQAECCTTGPFCCPTLNTCCAMGCCPLPQATCCNEQDTCCPFLYICCPGGCCPKGTICGPGVCYMA, from the exons ATGgctttaaaagttaaaatgaaaaattacg TGCATGTCCATAATACAAGCGTATTACCACTAAAATACGCAAATGATGATGTCAAGTGCCCGGATGGAACCACATGTCCAGATGACAACACATGCTGCGAATTTCCTCCTGTTATTGGACCCTACGGTTGTTGTCCCCTACCCCAGGCCGAATGTTGCACTACAGGTCCTTTCTGTTGTCCTACACTGAATACCTGCTGCGCGATGGGATGTTGTCCACTGCCACAAGCCACGTGCTGTAATGAACAAGACACTTGCTGCCCTTTCTTATACATCTGTTGTCCCGGAGGTTGCTGCCCAAAAGGAACAATCTGTGGTCCTGGAGTGTGCTATATGGcgtga
- the LOC143252530 gene encoding uncharacterized protein LOC143252530 isoform X2, producing the protein MLRLLLLWCLAWGASGVKNEMALKVKMKNYVHVHNTSVLPLKYANDDVKCPDGTTCPDDNTCCEFPPVIGPYGCCPLPQAECCTTGPFCCPTLNTCCAMGCCPLPQATCCNEQDTCCPFLYICCPGGCCPKGTICGPGVCYMA; encoded by the exons ATG TTGCGGTTGTTGCTACTCTGGTGCCTGGCGTGGGGCGCTTCAGGAGTGAAAAATGAAATGgctttaaaagttaaaatgaaaaattacg TGCATGTCCATAATACAAGCGTATTACCACTAAAATACGCAAATGATGATGTCAAGTGCCCGGATGGAACCACATGTCCAGATGACAACACATGCTGCGAATTTCCTCCTGTTATTGGACCCTACGGTTGTTGTCCCCTACCCCAGGCCGAATGTTGCACTACAGGTCCTTTCTGTTGTCCTACACTGAATACCTGCTGCGCGATGGGATGTTGTCCACTGCCACAAGCCACGTGCTGTAATGAACAAGACACTTGCTGCCCTTTCTTATACATCTGTTGTCCCGGAGGTTGCTGCCCAAAAGGAACAATCTGTGGTCCTGGAGTGTGCTATATGGcgtga
- the LOC143252530 gene encoding uncharacterized protein LOC143252530 isoform X1 codes for MKETYQGIYLFSSIQLRLLLLWCLAWGASGVKNEMALKVKMKNYVHVHNTSVLPLKYANDDVKCPDGTTCPDDNTCCEFPPVIGPYGCCPLPQAECCTTGPFCCPTLNTCCAMGCCPLPQATCCNEQDTCCPFLYICCPGGCCPKGTICGPGVCYMA; via the exons ATGAAAGAAACGTATCaaggaatttatttattttcttctattcAGTTGCGGTTGTTGCTACTCTGGTGCCTGGCGTGGGGCGCTTCAGGAGTGAAAAATGAAATGgctttaaaagttaaaatgaaaaattacg TGCATGTCCATAATACAAGCGTATTACCACTAAAATACGCAAATGATGATGTCAAGTGCCCGGATGGAACCACATGTCCAGATGACAACACATGCTGCGAATTTCCTCCTGTTATTGGACCCTACGGTTGTTGTCCCCTACCCCAGGCCGAATGTTGCACTACAGGTCCTTTCTGTTGTCCTACACTGAATACCTGCTGCGCGATGGGATGTTGTCCACTGCCACAAGCCACGTGCTGTAATGAACAAGACACTTGCTGCCCTTTCTTATACATCTGTTGTCCCGGAGGTTGCTGCCCAAAAGGAACAATCTGTGGTCCTGGAGTGTGCTATATGGcgtga